Proteins from a single region of Acanthochromis polyacanthus isolate Apoly-LR-REF ecotype Palm Island chromosome 11, KAUST_Apoly_ChrSc, whole genome shotgun sequence:
- the LOC127536280 gene encoding macrophage mannose receptor 1-like, with the protein MERTVLFVFLYVAAEAGIGKHVYVPKSLKWREAQAYCRENHTDLSHLNSQSDIDKLRKAAGGKIHKGWIGLQRDPDNRSAWTWSGGDHITFQNWHDGQPRNRKNEDVGSIGRDGTWFDSFYTSSVHFYCVDVDVEEEKTSWEDALSRCRENQTDLSSLLSETDRLLVQTEIQNRNITERLWIGLRFLGDRWMWVNGDPLEYEAWSQQGGQDHQCPIRRRCGALTRDGLWENRDCQDKLSFICA; encoded by the coding sequence ATGGAGAGAACCgtcctctttgtttttctttacgtTGCTGCTGAGGCAGGTATAGGAAAACACGTTTACGTCCCGAAGAGTCTGAAATGGCGTGAAGCTCAGGCCTACTGTCGAGAAAATCACACCGACCTTTCTCATTTGAACAGCCAGAGTGACATAGACAAGCTCCGAAAAGCTGCAGGTGGAAAGATTCATAAAGGATGGATCGGCCTCCAGCGAGATCCAGACAACCGTTCTGCTTGGACGTGGTCTGGAGGAGATCACATTACGTTCCAGAACTGGCACGATGGACAACCGAGAAACAGGAAGAACGAGGACGTTGGATCCATCGGTCGTGATGGGACATGGTTTGATAGTTTTTACACATCGTCTGTCCATTTCTACTGTGTCGATGTGGacgtggaggaggagaagacgtCCTGGGAGGACGCTCTGAGTCGCTGCAGAGAGAACCAAACCGATCTAAGCAGTCTGCTCTCTGAGACCGACCGGCTTCTGGTCCAGACTGAGATCCAGAACAGGAACATCACTGAGCGGCTGTGGATCGGCCTGCGCTTCCTGGGCGACCGCTGGATGTGGGTGAACGGGGACCCTCTGGAATACGAGGCCTGGTCCCAACAAGGAGGTCAGGACCACCAGTGTCCGATCAGGAGACGCTGTGGAGCTTTAACCAGAGACGGACTGTGGGAGAACCGGGACTGTCAGGACAAACTCAGCTTCATCTGCGCCTGA